One stretch of Podospora bellae-mahoneyi strain CBS 112042 chromosome 2, whole genome shotgun sequence DNA includes these proteins:
- the ECM16 gene encoding putative ATP-dependent RNA helicase DHR1 (EggNog:ENOG503NVZR; COG:A; BUSCO:EOG092610VI), whose protein sequence is MAVKKFVPRQRKRKHLERQRAEERATLDTELDADSNVVEITPAQQAEAEEKRKQLRESLKPDGTKVTGKKAKRLEKYIESKLKKDENRELLKKLEANKIDTSLFSSAKSIGQVKETKKQAIRRVLREKDAGLGVDKSDLTLLYQKRNVKKGEVPQHRQPEESDESEEEGPRTTQQGTSAKQDQPQSSTTAAAPTTSAVGSGLKRPLEIDDSGRPVLAKRQKRGGVKSKFSLAAPVVHEESVSDEFGGFSSADEEESGEEDEDESDVGGSEKSEEQSDEDMSDAGSREDEEEEDDDEESSEEGSGSEDEEDEESMKERRKERSSAFKAWAHQQRNEALGYTPTTSTILEMPRPENFQPRPLEQEPLPIELQPTTNVTRKSHAVTVTRNPEIEEARFKLPVVAEEQKIMEAIHNNDVVVICGATGSGKTTQLPQFLFEAGYGDQKGPTPGMIGVTQPRRVAAVSMSKRVGQEMGDFSKVVAYQIRFEGTVDPNTAIKFMTDGVLLREAAQDFALRKYSSIIIDEAHERSVNTDILIAMLSRVVKLRAELAKEDPTTKPLKLIIMSATLRVEEFTQNTALFETPPRVIDVEGRQHEVTIHFAKKTRHDYVEDAFRKISRGHRKLPPGGMLVFLTGQGEIIQLSKRLKAAFGGGMNTASGPKVKISAKEAPIEAEDIEFGDIDDRAVHDMDEGEISDEEEEEKEFDIEDEESGTGPRKMHILPLYSMLPTKEQMKVFEPPPDGSRLVILSTNVAETSLTIPGIRYVFDCGRSKERRYDPVSNVQSFQIDWISKASAQQRAGRAGRTGPGHCWRLYSSAIYERDFPLFADPELLRMPIEGVVLQLKAMNLQHVVNFPFPTPPERESLVKAEKLLTYLSAITPEGQITPTGSTMSIFPLSPRFSRILLVGHLHGCLPYTIALVAALSAGEIFINEHQAIPALEESTEDFRTNEEVIAEEKRARVRQAYNAVHKNFCYLDDKSDAIKLLQVVGEFAHEPTEAWCESHFVRFKILKEIRQLQFQIADLLRTNIPQHANFKLEEKLDPPSATQVQALKQMIAAGFIDQVAIRADKAPNPPETSRKPRRAIDVPYIPLIPLEGDQKVEDPLDRLVYIHPTSPLAHLSTAECPEYICYAYLQKAGNTGADGEKKVKTRMHALTDLTAGQIASLAKGTPLLTYGKPIKEVKGSESADGKTKEVWVIPYLRAEGGAGGLGWPLPARRVTQRKVPGKGWIVE, encoded by the coding sequence ATGGCCGTCAAGAAATTTGTCCCACGTCAGCGCAAGCGGAAGCATCTTGAGCGCCAACGCGCCGAGGAGAGAGCTACTCTCGACACAGAGCTCGATGCAGATTCCAATGTTGTTGAGATCACCCCGGCGCAGCAGgctgaggccgaggagaagaggaaacaGTTGCGCGAGTCACTAAAGCCCGACGGCACCAAGGTCACTGGGAAAAAGGCCAAACGTCTAGAGAAGTACATCGAAAGCAagttgaagaaggatgagaacCGAGAGCTCCTCAAGAAACTCGAGGCCAACAAGATCGACACCAGTTTATTCAGCAGTGCCAAGTCAATTGGTCAAGTTaaggagaccaagaagcaAGCCATCCGCCGCGTTCTCAGGGAGAAGGATGCCGGTCTCGGCGTGGATAAGTCAGACTTGACGCTGCTCTACCAGAAGCGCAATGTTAAGAAGGGGGAGGTCCCACAACATCGGCAACCGGAGGAATCCGACGagtctgaggaggaaggacCCAGGACGACACAGCAGGGCACCAGCGCCAAGCAAGATCAACCACAGTCCTCTACAACCGCGGCAGCTCCTACCACATCGGCAGTCGGCTCTGGTCTGAAACGGCCACTCGAGATCGACGACTCTGGCCGCCCAGTGCTTGCAAAGAGACAAAAGAGAGGCGGTGTGAAGTCGAAGTTCTCATTAGCTGCGCCTGTCGTTCACGAAGAATCAGTATCTGATGAATTTGGCGGGTTCAGTTCcgctgatgaagaggagtcgggtgaggaggatgaggacgagtCTGATGTTGGTGGGTCGGAGAAAAGTGAAGAGCAGTCGGATGAGGACATGAGTGATGCTGGCAGTAgagaggacgaagaggaagaggatgacgacgaagagaGTTCTGAAGAGGGGTCCGGCtcggaggacgaagaagacgaggagtCTATGAAAGAGCGGCGGAAAGAAAGATCATCTGCTTTCAAGGCTTGGGCACACCAGCAACGAAACGAAGCTCTGGGATACACACCAACAACTTCCACTATACTCGAAATGCCCAGACCAGAAAACTTCCAGCCCCGCCCATTAGAGCAAGAGCCACTACCGATTGAGTTGCAGCCAACAACCAATGTCACCAGAAAGTCGCATGCCGTCACCGTCACAAGGAACCctgagattgaggaggctCGTTTCAAGCTTCCTGTCGTGGCTGAGGAGCAGAAGATTATGGAGGCCATTCACAACAACGACGTAGTCGTCATCTGTGGTGCCACTGGCTCGGGAAAGACAACACAACTGCCACAGTTTTTGTTTGAGGCTGGCTACGGTGACCAGAAGGGTCCCACTCCTGGCATGATTGGCGTCACCCAGCCGAGACGTGTGGCTGCTGTCAGTATGTCGAAACGGGTTGGTCAGGAGATGGGAGACTTTTCCAAGGTCGTCGCCTACCAGATTCGGTTCGAGGGCACCGTCGATCCCAACACAGCCATCAAGTTCATGACTGATGGTGTTCTCCTCCGAGAGGCGGCCCAGGATTTTGCACTTCGCAAGTACTCTTCCATTATCATCGATGAAGCCCACGAGAGAAGTGTCAACACCGATATCCTCATCGCAATGCTCAGCCGAGTGGTCAAGCTGAGAGCTGAGCTGGCCAAGGAAGACCCCACAACAAAGCCTTTGAAGCTGATCATCATGTCTGCCACTTTACGTGTTGAAGAATTTACACAAAATACCGCGCTCTTTGAGACTCCGCCACGAGTTATCGACGTGGAGGGCCGTCAACACGAGGTCACCATCCACTTCGCCAAGAAGACACGGCACGACTATGTCGAGGACGCCTTTCGCAAAATCAGCAGAGGTCATCGAAAGCTGCCACCAGGTGGCATGCTTGTGTTTCTCACTGGCCAAGGCGAGATCATCCAACTCAGCAAGCGTCTGAAGGCTGCTTTTGGCGGTGGCATGAACACTGCATCTGGGCCCAAGGTCAAGATTTCAGCCAAGGAAGCTCCTATCGAGGCTGAGGATATCGAATTTGGTGATATCGATGACAGAGCGGTTCACGATATGGATGAAGGCGAGATttccgacgaggaagaagaggagaaggaattCGAcattgaggatgaggagtcTGGTACAGGACCAAGAAAGATGCATATCTTGCCCTTGTACTCGATGCTTCCGACAAAAGAGCAGATGAAGGTCTTCGAGCCACCCCCGGACGGCTCGCGATTGGTCATCTTGTCGACAAACGTTGCAGAGACCAGTTTGACTATTCCTGGTATTCGGTATGTCTTCGACTGTGGCAGATCCAAGGAGCGCCGGTATGACCCTGTGAGCAACGTCCAGAGCTTCCAGATCGATTGGATCAGCAAGGCAAGTGCGCAACAACGTGCCGGTCGTGCCGGTCGTACTGGCCCTGGCCATTGCTGGAGGCTGTACTCGTCTGCGATTTACGAAAGGGACTTCCCTCTCTTTGCCGACCCAGAGCTGCTCCGCATGCCCATCGAGGGCGTCGTTCTACAACTGAAGGCCATGAACTTGCAACACGTCGTCAACTTTCCATTCCCGACACCCCCAGAGCGAGAAAGCCTGGTAAAGGCTGAGAAGCTTTTGACCTACCTTTCAGCCATCACACCTGAGGGGCAGATCACGCCAACAGGCTCGACCATGTCCATTTTCCCCTTGTCACCTCGCTTCTCACGCATCCTGTTGGTTGGACACCTTCACGGCTGCCTGCCATATACCATTGCTCTGGTTGCCGCCCTGTCTGCTGGTGAGATTTTCATCAACGAACACCAAGCCATTCCAGCATTAGAGGAGAGCACCGAAGACTTTCGTACCAATGAAGAGGTGATCGCCGAGGAAAAGCGAGCGAGAGTTCGTCAAGCATATAATGCTGTCCACAAGAACTTTTGCTACCTCGACGACAAGAGTGACGCCATCAAGCTGCTCCAGGTTGTAGGAGAGTTTGCCCATGAGCCCACAGAAGCCTGGTGCGAAAGCCACTTTGTGCGGTTCAAGATCCTAAAGGAAATTCGGCAGCTGCAATTCCAGATCGCGGATCTCCTGAGGACCAACATTCCACAACACGCCAATTTCAAGCTTGAGGAGAAACTGGACCCTCCTTCTGCTACACAGGTCCAAGCTCTCAAGCAAATGATTGCCGCAGGCTTCATTGATCAAGTCGCTATCAGGGCTGACAAGGCTCCCAACCCGCCTGAGACGTCCAGGAAACCACGTCGTGCGATTGATGTTCCATACATCCCTCTCATCCCGCTTGAGGGTGATCAAAAGGTTGAGGATCCTCTTGACAGGCTGGTATACATACATCCAacttctcctcttgctcaTCTCAGCACTGCCGAATGCCCCGAGTACATCTGCTATGCCTACCTCCAGAAGGCTGGCAACACAGGCGCAGACGGTgagaagaaggtcaagacGAGGATGCATGCTTTGACGGACTTGACAGCAGGCCAGATCGCTTCTCTAGCCAAGGGTACGCCACTTCTCACGTATGGCAAGCCCATCAAAGAGGTCAAGGGCTCTGAAAGTGCCGATGGCAAGACGAAGGAGGTTTGGGTGATCCCATATCTTCGGGCTGAGGGCGGCGCTGGAGGGCTGGGATGGCCATTGCCAGCAAGAAGAGTGACACAGCGCAAGGTTCCTGGGAAGGGTTGGATTGTTGAGTAA
- a CDS encoding hypothetical protein (EggNog:ENOG503P6F2; COG:S), which yields MDGTYIQQEPFPAPSKTATGIINGVPTEVEATSFSDKIMLTVSQGGRLAQWVSVPLSAPSSASIDMALPGSSTLPSAHLTPSTLLGGGDSDRETMGHLYATQIASHLALRNPDEKRTLLLGLGLEKVDGGGEAFFDFLELVLQVI from the exons ATGGACGGCACATATATTCAGCAGGAGCCCTTTCCTGCCCCCTCGAAGACTGCTACTGGAATCATCAACGGTGTCCCAACCGAAGTGGAAGCAACCAGCTTCTCAGACAAGATCATGCTCACCGTGTCTCAAGGTGGCCGCCTTGCCCAATGG GTGTCAGTACCACTCTCAGCACCATCCTCAGCGTCTATCGATATGGCTCTTCCTGGCTCAAGCACTCTGCCTTCAGCACACCTGACACCCAGCACATTACTTGGCGGCGGTGATTCTGATAGGGAGACGATGGGCCATCTGTACGCCACTCAGATCGCAAGCCATTTGGCTCTGCGTAACCCAGATGAGAAGAGAACCCTCTTGTTAGGGTTGGGATTGGAGAaggtggatggaggaggcgaagcgTTTTTTGACTTTCTCGAGTTGGTGCTACAGGTTATCTGA
- the RPL28 gene encoding 60S ribosomal protein L28 (EggNog:ENOG503P1S5; COG:J), which yields MPTRFSKTRKHRGHVSAGKGRVGKHRKHPGGRGMAGGQHHHRTNLDKYHPGYFGKVGMRHFHLLRNHEWAPTINIEKLWSLVPLETRDKYVSGAKTDSAPVIDLLANGYAKLLGKGRLPEIPVVVRARYVSAEAERKIVEAGGVIELVA from the exons ATG CCTACCCGGTTTTCCAAGACAAGAAAGCACCGCGGCCAT GTGTCCGCCGGTAAGGG TCGCGTCGGCAAGCACAGAAAGCACCCGGGTGGTCGTGGTATGGCCGGTGGTCAG caccaccaccgcaccAACCTTGATAAGT ACCATCCCGGTTACTTCGGAAAGGTCGGCATGAGAC ACTTCCACCTTCTCCGCAACCACGAGTGGGCTCCTACCATCAACATCGAGAAGCTCTGGTCTCTCGTCCCCCTTGAGACCCGCGACAAGTACGTCAGCGGCGCCAAGACCGACTCTGCCCCCGTcatcgacctcctcgccaacggcTACGCCAAGCTCCTCGGCAAGG GCCGTCTCCCCGAGATCCCCGTCGTTGTCCGTGCCCGGTACGTCAGCGCCGAGGCTGAGCGCAAGATTgttgaggctggtggtgttaTCGAGCTCGTCGCTTAA
- a CDS encoding hypothetical protein (EggNog:ENOG503P07H; COG:S), giving the protein MLILPLLFLLPLSTAKPPKLNSNGIPHFSSLPLNPPAPYLSAWGLYGPNDELGTLNRLSPAIVAAASKTEIKTGVRVSLNWAMNAQGNESFINRGNFGHRIYPAGPYYDEVWDYNSQVSSHWDSLRHFPYIQERKFYNGVEDGDVLGEGNGTRNSIHVWSERGIVGRGVLVDFHSWRLKQLEGRNPEERFKRFDPFVGETSGISLEDVRAVLKWQGTKVRFGDILIVRSGWTVGFNNKTREEILALQRAGSISASGLEQSLPMMKFLWDNFSAVAGDMPGVEAYPARANFTMHEVLLAGWGCPMGELFDLEALAAEAKRQKRWSFFLTSEVINLPGALASPINALAIF; this is encoded by the exons ATGcttatcctccccctccttttcctcctccccctttccaccgccaaaccaccaaaacTAAACTCCAACGGCATCCCCCActtctcttccctccccctcaaccccccggCCCCTTACCTCTCCGCATGGGGCCTCTACGGCCCCAACGACGAACTCGGCACCCTCAACCGCCTCTCCCCAGCCATCGTGGCAGCTGCCTCAAAGACAGAGATCAAGACAGGCGTGAGAGTGAGTCTCAACTGGGCGATGAACGCCCAAGGCAACGAATCCTTCATCAACCGCGGGAATTTCGGACACAGGATCTACCCCGCGGGGCCGTACTACGACGAGGTGTGGGATTATAACTCCCAGGTGAGCAGTCACTGGGATAGTTTAAGGCATTTTCCTTATATACAAGAGAGGAAGTTTTACAAcggggttgaggatggggatgttttgggggaggggaacgGAACTAGGAATAGCATACATGTCTGGTCGGAAAGGGGGATCGTCGGAcggggggtgttggttgatTTTCACAGTTGGAGGCTGAAGCAGTTAGAAGGGAGAAATCCGGAGGAGAGGTTCAAGAGGTTTGATCCGTTTGTGGGGGAGACGAGTGGGATTTCGCTGGAGGATGTGAGGGCTGTGTTGAAGTGGCAGGGGACGAAGGTTAGGTTTGGGGATATTTTGATTGTGAGGTCTG GGTGGACTGTcggcttcaacaacaagacccGCGAGGAGATCCTGGCTCTGCAGCGTGCTGGTTCGATCAGCGCTTCGGGTTTGGAACAGAGTCTTCCCATGATGAAGTTCCTCTGGGACAACTTTTCTGCTGTGGCGGGTGATATGCCGGGTGTGGAAGCTTATCCGGCGAGGGCAAACTTCACCATGCATGAGGTGTTGCTCGCTGGTTGGGGCTGTCCGATGGGCGAGTTGTTCGATCTGGAGGCGCTTGCTGCAGAGGCCAAGAGGCAGAAGCGAtggagtttttttttgacGAGCGAGGTTATCAACCTGCCCGGCGCTTTGGCTAG TCCGATTAACGCGCTGGCTATCTTCTGA
- the TIM22 gene encoding Mitochondrial import inner membrane translocase subunit tim22 (COG:U; EggNog:ENOG503P30H), translating to MNFPGGGAGGFPGAGGFPSAGGSGSSTTPPMPMPQGDPNVKMLQNLMESCYAKTVMSGGAGFALGGVFGMFMASMAYDTPYHSPQTGTPGQPAIPGIKPPVDISTLPLRKQLAHGFKDMGARSWSTAKNFGQVGALFSGIECGIEGLRAKNDLANGVAAGCLTGGILARNGGPQAAAIGCAGFAAFSAAIDAWMRMPKDED from the exons ATGAACTTCCCAGGCGGCGGTGCGGGCGGGTTCCCCGGCGCAGGTGGTTTCCCCTCGGCGGGAGGATCAGGGTCGtcaacgacaccaccaaTGCCCATGCCCCAGGGTGATCCAAACGTGAAGATG CTCCAAAATCTCATGGAATCCTGCTACGCCAAAACCGTCATGTCCGGCGGCGCAGGTTTCGCCCTTGGGGGTGTATTCGGCATGTTCATGGCCTCC ATGGCCTACGACACCCCCTACCACTCCCCACAAACCGGCACCCCCGGCCAGCCCGCAATCCCAGGCATAAAACCCCCCGTCGacatctccaccctccccctccgcaagCAGCTCGCCCATGGCTTCAAAGACATGGGCGCCCGGTCCTGGTCCACCGCCAAAAACTTTGGCCAAGTAGGCGCCCTCTTCAGCGGCATCGAGTGCGGCATTGAAGGGTTAAGAGCAAAGAATGACTTAGCCAACGGTGTAGCGGCGGGTTGTCTGACGGGGGGGATTCTTGCCAGGAATGGTGGGCCCCAGGCGGCCGCGATTGGGTGTGCGGGTTTTGCGGCTTTCAGTGCCGCGATTGATGCTTGGATGAGGATGCCCAAGGATGAGGACTGA
- a CDS encoding hypothetical protein (CAZy:GH16; COG:I; EggNog:ENOG503NW7F), with amino-acid sequence MSYGEKEPSFWSPRTWTRRAWLIFATVIIIIVIVVVATVVGVNATRNNNNNGSDELSFIDAHPNYTKLDYQLVETYLPSNFFEKFTYFNTYDPSHGFVHYVSPGDADLYNLTTANQDTINIRVDTSRDNATTGRHSVRLESNRQYESGLFIFDVKHTPVGCGTWPALWLTDPSPGAWPANGEIDIMESVNQGTDGNLVALHTAEGCNVKRVRRELTGTIGAEDCWNETNHNEGCTVKGPKNTFGSEFNAVGGGVVALEWRQEGIRSWIWPRSDIPADINLDVAALGQGSRGVTAKPDPSSWGLPLADFPNTRCDMEQHFRNQSLIVNINICGDFITEDIWNGSGCARDGMTCTDFIAHNPQAFADAFWEFGSWQVWEAR; translated from the exons ATGTCATACGGCGAGAAGGAACCCTCCTTTTGGAGCCCGAGGACGTGGACGAGAAGGGCGTGGCTGATCTTTGCGACGGTGATTATCATCATTGTCATTGTTGTGGTGGCAACTGTGGTGGGAGTGAATGCGACGAggaataacaacaacaatgggAGTGACGAGCTGTCCTTCATTGATGCGCATCCAAATTATACCAAGTTGGACTACCAGTTGGTAGAGACAT ACCTGCCATCAAACTTTTTTGAAAAGTTCACCTATTTCAACACTTACGATCCTT CCCATGGTTTCGTACACTACGTCTCACCTGGGGATGCCGATCtctacaacctcaccaccgccaaccaagacaccatcaacatccgGGTCGACACTTCTCGTGACAATGCCACCACTGGGAGACACTCCGTCCGTCTGGAATCCAACCGCCAGTACGAATCTGGTCTTTTCATCTTTGACGTCAAGCACACCCCCGTGGGATGCGGTACCTGGCCTGCCCTTTGGCTCACCGATCCTTCGCCTGGCGCCTGGCCGGCCAACGGAGAGATTGACATCATGGAGTCGGTAAACCAGGGCACAGACGGCAATCTTGTTGCGCTTCACACCGCAGAGGGCTGCAACGTGAAGCGCGTCCGCAGGGAACTGACCGGCACCATCGGGGCAGAGGACTGCTGGAATGAAACCAACCACAACGAAGGTTGCACAGTCAAAGGCCCCAAGAACACATTTGGGTCCGAGTTCAATGCCGTCGGAGGAGGTGTGGTAGCGTTGGAATGGAGACAGGAGGGGATCAGAAGTTGGATCTGGCCCAGAAGCGACATCCCCGCTGACATCAACCTTGACGTTGCTGCTCTTGGACAAGGCAGTCGGGGCGTGACAGCAAAGCCGGACCCCAGCAGCTGGGGACTGCCTTTGGCGGACTTTCCCAACACGAGGTGCGACATGGAGCAGCACTTTAGGAACCAGAGCTTGATTGTCAATATCAATATCTGCGGTGACTTCATCACGGAGGATATCTGGAACGGGAGCGGCTGCG CTCGTGATGGTATGACCTGCACGGATTTCATCGCCCACAACCCGCAGGCTTTTGCGGATGCATTCTGGGAGTTTGGATCGTGGCAGGTGTGGGAGGCTAGGTAA
- the PRP45 gene encoding mRNA splicing protein (COG:A; COG:B; EggNog:ENOG503NY30; BUSCO:EOG09264DT4): protein MVSIASGLTQALPKPKYTGEDEELRAQQRGPRIVGANEIDSTQLVLKRTGPPPYGNRAGWRPRAPEDFGDGGAFPEIPVAQYPWGKGDGASTSNALVVQVNSEGKVDYSAIARQGHSKDRIIHTSFKDLIPLRQRAEAGELDLSRPSQETVQETAERTKNALAKLVSGAVAAQKPKNVNVNGRRDPTFVKYTPSSQMGESSKKQERIIKVVERQADPMEPPKFKHKKIPRGPPTPPPPVMHSPPRKLTAEDQEAWRIPPPVSLWKNSKGFTVPLDKRLAADGRNLQDVQINDKFAQFSEALFVADRHAREEVRQRAMMQQRLAEKERLQKEENLRQLAQQARADRAGGGSRRRSSRSRSGSRSRSRSYSGSDYSGSESDSSERARREARKERLKQEERKLRQSRMGAERRAQVIAREMDRDISEKIALGLAKPTQSKEGMYDSRLFNQSSGFSSGFNEDNPYDKPLFAAQDAVNSIYRPRVNQDDDDEGAGDRAMERISKGNRFGEALGRGKFKGTEDNEPREGPVQFEKDTSDPFNVDKFLSEVQQETAAAAAAAGSGKRGYGLQQEEGDRRSKRTRVEEDND from the exons ATGGTTTCGATAGCATCTGGCCTCACTCAGGCccttccaaaaccaaaaTATACAGGCGAAGATGAAGAGTTACGGGCACAGCAGCGCGGCCCTCGGATCGTCGGTGCCAACGAAATCGACAGCACACAGCTCGTTCTGAAG AGAACAGGACCACCCCCATATGGAAACCGAGCAGGTTGGCGTCCTCGCGCGCCCGAGGATttcggcgatggcggcgcgTTTCCTGAAATCCCTGTTGCGCAATACCCCTGGGGCAAAGGCGATGGCGCGTCAACTTCCAATGCGCTCGTGGTGCAAGTCAACAGCGAGGGCAAGGTCGATTACTCCGCCATCGCGCGCCAAGGGCACAGCAAAGACCGCATCATTCACACTTCGTTCAAGGACCTGATTCCACTACGACAGCGTGCCGAGGCGGGCGAGTTGGACCTCTCGCGACCTAGCCAGGAGACGGTACAGGAGACGGCCGAAAGGACGAAGAATGCCCTCGCCAAGCTGGTCAGCGGTGCGGTTGCGGCGCAAAAGCCCAAGAATGTGAACGtgaatgggaggagggaccCGACGTTTGTCAAGTACACGCCGTCATCGCAGATGGGGGAGAGTtccaagaagcaggagaggattatcaaggtggtggagaggcaggCGGATCCGATGGAGCCGCCCAAGTTCAAGCACAAGAAGATCCCGAGGGGACCaccgacgccgccgccgccagttATGCATTCGCCACCGAGGAAACTGACGGCTGAGGACCAGGAGGCGTGGCGTATCCCCCCCCCTGTTTCGCTCTGGAAGAACTCGAAGGGTTTCACTGTTCCTCTTGACAAGAGGTTGGCCGCCGATGGTCGCAACCTCCAGGATGTTCAGATCAACGACAAGTTTGCTCAATTTTCCGAAGCCCTCTTCGTGGCTGATAGACACGCCAGAGAAGAGGTACGGCAGCGCGCCATGATGCAGCAGAGGCTAGCGGAGAAGGAGCGGTtgcaaaaggaggagaatCTTCGTCAGCTGGCACAACAGGCCCGCGCCGACAGGGCTGGGGGTGGCAGCAGGAGACGGTCATCTCGCTCCCGATCTGGGTCTCGGTCTAGGTCCCGGTCTTACAGCGGCTCTGACTATTCCGGCTCGGAAAGCGACAGCTCTGAGCgtgcgaggagggaggctcGGAAGGAGAGGCTTAAGCAGGAAGAGCGGAAGCTCAGGCAGTCACGCATGGGTGCCGAGAGGAGGGCTCAAGTCATTGCCCGCGAGATGGACCGCGACATTTCGGAAAAGATTGCTCTCGGTCTGGCCAAGCCGACGCAGTCCAAGGAGGGGATGTACGACTCGCGGCTTTTCAACCAGTCGAGCGGGTTTAGCAGTGGGTTCAATGAGGATAACCCGTATGACAAGCCACTTTTTGCGGCGCAGGATGCGGTTAATTCGATTTACAGACCGAGGGTTAAtcaggatgatgatgatgagggggctGGGGATAGGGCGATGGAGAGGATAAGCAAGGGGAATAGGTTTGGGGAGGcgctggggaggggaaagttCAAGGGGACGGAGGACAATGAGCCGAGGGAGGGGCCGGTGCAGTTTGAGAAGGATACTAGTGATCCGTTTAATGTTGACAAGTTTTTGTCGGAGGTGCAGCAggagactgctgctgctgcggcggcggcgggatcggggaagagggggtatGGAttgcagcaggaggagggagatagGAGGAGTAAGAGGACtagggttgaggaggacaaTGATTGA
- a CDS encoding hypothetical protein (COG:U; EggNog:ENOG503NV0D), which yields MQLPLLSCGLLGLLASQVAATALTYKVHANERACFYTATQNKDEKIAFYFAVQSGGSFDIDYEVTGPNGKYIMDGQKERQGDFVFTAREVGEYSFCFNNEMSTYTEKFVDFEIAVENEARVTIPSKQGSSPEQTSALEESLFKLSGQLSTITRNQKYFRTRENRNFSTVRSTEQRIVNFSIVQILMIMAMGALQVFIVRFFFQGARKGYV from the exons ATGCAGCTGCCATTACTTTCGTGCGGTCTCTTGGGCCTGCTGGCCAGCCAGGTCGCCGCCACAGCCCTGACCTACAAGGTTCATGCGAACGAGAGGGCGTGCTTCTACACAGCAACACAGAACAAGGACGAGAAGATTGCCTTTTACTTTGCC GTGCAATCCGGTGGTTCCTTCGATATCGATTATGAAGTGACGGGTCCCAATGGGAAATACATCATGGATGGCCAGAAGGAGAGGCAGGGAGACTTTGTCTTCACCGCCAGGGAAGTTGGCGAATACTCGTTCTGTTTCAATAATGAGATGAGCACATACACCGAGAAGTTTGTCGACTTTGAGATTGCT GTTGAGAACGAAGCGCGCGTTACCATTCCCTCGAAGCAGGGCTCGTCACCGGAACAAACATCAGCCCTCGAGGAGTCCCTGTTCAAGCTCTCGGGCCAGctgtccaccatcacccgcaACCAGAAATACTTCCGCACCCGTGAGAACCGCAACTTCAGCACCGTCCGCAGCACAGAACAAAGAATCGTCAACTTCAGCATCGTCCAGATTCTGATGATCATGGCCATGGGAGCTCTGCAGGTGTTTATTgtccgcttcttcttccagggTGCGCGGAAGGGCTACGTATGA